The following proteins come from a genomic window of Lolium rigidum isolate FL_2022 chromosome 5, APGP_CSIRO_Lrig_0.1, whole genome shotgun sequence:
- the LOC124655140 gene encoding dehydration-responsive element-binding protein 1H-like: protein MDTGNEYSLTPASSSSSQELGMALSPTSPSTKRPAGRTKFKETRHPVYRGVRRRGSNGRWVCEVRVPSRRGERLWLGTHVTAEAAARAHDAAMLAMHGPSSAACLNFPDSAWRLDVPSNLSDLADIRRVAIEAVVQFLRRGDRNAGAAAEVVPVDGVAPAALAPSPYADNAGSSATSQPSAASEVSAALGSDMLELHLSGEMGLGTYYADLAEGLLLEPPPPAASSEHGGDGGGHDASLWKWNH from the coding sequence ATGGACACGGGCAACGAGTATAGCTTGACCCCTGCTTCCTCGTCTTCCTCGCAGGAGCTGGGGATGGCGCTCTCGCCAACGTCGCCGTCGACGAAGCGCCCCGCAGGGCGCACCAAGTTCAAGGAGACCCGCCACCCCGTGTACCGCGGCGTGCGTCGCCGCGGCAGCAACGggcggtgggtgtgcgaggtgcgCGTGCCCAGCAGGCGCGGCGAGCGGCTCTGGCTCGGCACGCACGTGACCGCCgaggccgccgcgcgcgcgcacgACGCCGCCATGCTCGCGATGCACggcccctcctccgccgcgtgCCTCAACTTCCCGGACTCCGCGTGGAGGCTCGACGTGCCGTCCAACCTCTCGGACCTCGCCGACATCCGGCGCGTCGCCATCGAGGCCGTGGTGCAGTTCCTGCGCCGAGGTGACAGgaacgccggcgccgccgcggaggTGGTCCCCGTCGACGGGGTCGCCCCCGCAGCGCTGGCCCCGTCGCCGTATGCGGACAATGCCGGCTCTTCAGCGACGTCCCAGCCTTCAGCAGCGTCTGAGGTGTCCGCCGCGCTGGGCAGCGACATGCTCGAGCTCCACCTTTCCGGGGAAATGGGCTTGGGCACCTACTACGCCGACCTTGCGGAGGGTCTGCTCCTcgagccgccgcctcccgcggcgAGCTCGGAGCacggaggagacggcggcgggcaTGATGCCTCGCTATGGAAATGGAACCACTGA